The following proteins come from a genomic window of Anopheles ziemanni chromosome 3, idAnoZiCoDA_A2_x.2, whole genome shotgun sequence:
- the LOC131287158 gene encoding uncharacterized protein F21D5.5 yields MSKTPKEFLLVPVSGQHPPIRIKTEQTMVGRSPETLIQDANCSRNQVCLKANIEGQYVLVKSLGLNPSVLNGVEMERNVGYEAKPGDVMELLPGLHRYTFELKYETETKKPEVRKDSNTSLTNGHKSRETSGSKRTRNEVSPKDVTESNATAKRAKPTPDPTPTISTDRKPQVSLTPTTQSVWESVDGKMLHVYTSAGVVSSEKIAAYDMDGTLIKTKSGNVFPKSIDDWQIAFPEVPGKLKSLHKAGFKLVIFTNQAGIGKGKVRIEDFRQKIEALVRKLSVPMQVFISTGSGKYRKPRTGMWETLCESKNDGISVDKVRSFYVGDAAGRPEVKKPIKRKKDHSSADRLLALNVGIPFLTPELHFQNVPDTNWVKPEFDPKEFCDGVSKQSLLSPPGTKLTSGGQEVIIMIGFPGSGKSHFVHQHLASKGYEIINRDTLGSWQKCVTAMDAAIQRGKSVVVDNMNPDVESRKRYVQVALRAKIPVRCFLMDVSYKHARHNNAFRELTDRSHSTVSDMVFNFYKSKFQEPKVEEGYKEIVKVQFVPKFTASTDEQLYRMYLLEK; encoded by the exons ATGAGCAAAACACCTAAAGAATTCTTGCTCGTACCAGTGTCCGGGCAGCATCCGCCGATTCGCATCAAAACGGAACAAACCATGGTTGGCCGGAGCCCCGAAACGTTGATCCAGGACGCCAACTGTTCACGGAACCAAG TTTGTTTAAAAGCTAATATCGAGGGCCAATACGTGCTGGTGAAATCTCTTGGCCTCAACCCTTCCGTACTAAATGGTGTAGAGATGGAACGGAACGTAGGTTACGAAGCGAAACCTGGTGACGTGATGGAACTTTTGCCAGGGTTGCACCGGTACACGTTTGAATTGAAGTACGAAACGGAAACTAAAAAACCAGAAGTCCGTAAAGATAGTAATACAAGCCTGACAAACGGTCACAAGAGTAGAGAAACTTCTGGTAGCAAAAGAACCCGGAATGAAGTGTCTCCGAAGGACGTCACCGAGAGCAATGCTACAGCGAAGCgtgcaaaaccaacaccaGATCCGACACCGACGATAAGCACCGACCGCAAACCGCAGGTGTCCTTAACTCCAACGACGCAGAGCGTATGGGAATCGGTTGACGGTAAAATGCTGCACGTCTACACCAGCGCTGGCGTGGTATCGTCGGAAAAGATCGCTGCGTACGATATGGATGGGACgctgataaaaacaaaatcgggCAACGTTTTCCCCAAATCAATAGACGACTGGCAGATCGCCTTTCCGGAGGTGCCGGGAAAGCTTAAGTCTCTGCACAAGGCCGGCTTCAAGCTGGTTATCTTCACCAACCAGGCCGGAATCGGCAAGGGCAAGGTGCGCATTGAAGATTTTCGACAGAAAATTGAAGCCCTGGTGCGCAAACTGAGCGTCCCGATGCAggttttcatttccaccgGGTCGGGCAAGTACCGTAAACCTCGCACCGGCATGTGGGAAACATTGTGCGAGTCTAAGAACGATGGCATATCCGTGGACAAGGTACGCAGCTTCTACGTCGGGGATGCCGCCGGTCGGCCCGAGGTGAAAAAGCCCATCAAACGAAAGAAGGATCACTCCAGCGCGGACCGTTTGCTGGCGTTGAACGTGGGCATACCATTCTTAACGCCCGAGCTACACTTTCAGAACGTCCCGGACACCAACTGGGTGAAGCCAGAGTTTGATCCGAAAGAATTCTGCGATGGCGTATCGAAGCAATCGCTTCTCTCCCCGCCTGGCACCAAGCTGACAAGCGGTGGGCAGGAAGTGATCATCATGATTGGCTTCCCGGGTTCCGGTAAATCCCACTTCGTCCATCAGCACCTGGCTTCGAAGGGCTACGAGATTATCAACCGGGACACGCTCGGTTCGTGGCAAAAGTGCGTCACCGCAATGGATGCCGCCATCCAGCGCGGGAAAAGTGTGGTCGTCGATAACATGAACCCGGACGTGGAAAGTCGTAAGCGGTATGTGCAGGTGGCCTTGCGTGCCAAAATTCCGGTGAGATGTTTCCTGATGGACGTCAGCTACAAGCACGCGCGCCACAATAACGCCTTCCGAGAGCTGACGGATCGGTCCCACTCTACGGTATCGGATATGGTATTTAATTTCTACAA ATCAAAGTTCCAGGAGCCAAAGGTTGAGGAAGGTTACAAGGAAATTGTCAAAGTGCAATTCGTCCCGAAGTTTACAGCCTCAACCGATGAGCAACTGTACCGAATGTACCTGTTGGAGAAATAA